A single genomic interval of Celeribacter indicus harbors:
- a CDS encoding transglutaminase-like domain-containing protein gives MRVSIGCRLRYALSQPTPLIAMLNVHYSRFGDLERADYLVTSPSVPLESYRDGFGNWCTRMVAPAGDFTLSSDGVFRDGGLPDPVAPGAVQHAVQELPFETLVYLLGSRYCDTDLLSDEAWRLFENTKPGWARVQTICDFVHEAVAFDYMQANATRTASQTLAGRAGVCRDFAHLAIAFCRCMNIPSRYCTGYLSDIGEPEPYPPGDFAAWMEVFLDGRWWVFDPRNNTRRTARILIARGRDAADVPLTQTFGPNTLLEFRVWPDQVT, from the coding sequence ATGCGTGTGAGCATAGGATGCCGTCTGCGCTACGCGTTGAGCCAGCCGACGCCATTGATCGCGATGTTGAATGTGCACTACTCGCGCTTCGGTGATCTGGAGCGCGCCGACTATCTCGTGACCTCTCCCAGCGTCCCGCTCGAAAGCTACCGTGACGGATTCGGAAACTGGTGCACGCGCATGGTGGCACCAGCGGGCGATTTCACCTTGTCTTCGGATGGCGTTTTCCGGGATGGCGGGTTGCCCGACCCAGTTGCGCCGGGGGCGGTCCAACACGCGGTTCAGGAGCTGCCTTTCGAGACGCTCGTCTATCTGCTCGGCAGCCGATATTGCGACACGGATCTTCTTTCCGACGAAGCCTGGCGGCTGTTTGAGAACACAAAGCCCGGATGGGCCAGGGTCCAGACGATCTGCGATTTCGTCCACGAGGCTGTGGCTTTCGACTATATGCAGGCGAATGCGACCCGCACAGCCTCTCAGACGCTTGCCGGCCGGGCCGGTGTTTGCCGTGATTTTGCGCATCTCGCCATCGCCTTCTGCCGCTGCATGAACATTCCGTCCCGCTATTGCACGGGCTATCTGAGCGATATTGGCGAGCCGGAGCCCTATCCGCCCGGAGATTTCGCTGCCTGGATGGAAGTCTTTCTCGATGGTCGCTGGTGGGTCTTCGATCCGCGCAACAACACACGGCGCACCGCGAGGATCCTGATAGCGCGCGGCCGGGATGCAGCCGATGTACCTTTGACGCAGACCTTCGGACCGAACACGCTGCTGGAGTTCCGGGTCTGGCCCGATCAAGTGACCTGA
- a CDS encoding NAD(P)/FAD-dependent oxidoreductase, with the protein MTAVVDRPASGPVLHAPSGTSWWFDEALAAEDRSFGAGGYAPAAFDPAAFDGETVADVVVVGGGFTGLWTALLLKRRNPRLSIVLIEAGKCGGGASGKNGGKAHGYWAQLPALSDTIGSENALAMARAGDRAQDALRAFSKEARLDVQWREAGNIRVSVSPEQDKKLHAYLRHAAKCGAGDSVRPLARDELRAYLASSAFRGGVMFGEGATVQPARLARALRIAAIDAGIRVFEDSPMVSYHADTPCRVTLRQGSIRARQIVLATNAALAREPLIRPWLSVFSSYAAITEPTERLEKLNWTSHVGFADARMFLHYFRRTDEGRLLMGAGAGPVAFANHWESAPMTRDRVAAGRAVRAISALIPELEGIAVEKSWGGPIDMSSDRLPRVGSLVPGKVHYACGFCGHGVNPTYIAGACLAELVDGRAEDWRRLPIFERKMPELPPEPFRTFGARLIRRAILSCEDAEAAGQSPKPLPRIVAALPGVLGMRIGVR; encoded by the coding sequence ATGACGGCTGTCGTCGACCGGCCCGCGTCGGGGCCGGTGCTCCACGCGCCTTCGGGCACCTCCTGGTGGTTCGACGAGGCTCTGGCCGCCGAAGACCGCAGCTTCGGGGCGGGTGGATATGCACCCGCCGCATTCGATCCTGCGGCCTTCGACGGAGAGACCGTGGCCGATGTGGTTGTCGTCGGCGGCGGCTTCACGGGTCTCTGGACCGCGCTTTTGCTGAAAAGGCGCAATCCAAGGCTTTCGATCGTGCTGATCGAGGCGGGGAAATGTGGCGGCGGGGCAAGTGGCAAGAATGGCGGAAAGGCCCATGGCTATTGGGCGCAACTGCCCGCGCTTTCGGACACCATCGGCAGCGAAAATGCCCTGGCGATGGCACGGGCCGGCGATCGGGCGCAGGATGCGCTCAGGGCCTTCAGCAAGGAGGCGCGGCTGGATGTCCAGTGGCGTGAGGCCGGAAATATCCGCGTGTCGGTCAGTCCCGAACAGGACAAGAAGCTGCATGCCTATTTGCGCCATGCGGCGAAATGCGGCGCCGGGGACAGTGTCCGACCGCTCGCGCGCGACGAGTTGCGTGCCTATCTGGCCTCCAGCGCCTTTCGTGGCGGCGTCATGTTCGGCGAGGGAGCAACGGTCCAGCCCGCGCGATTGGCGCGCGCCTTGCGGATCGCGGCCATCGACGCCGGCATCCGCGTGTTCGAGGACAGCCCGATGGTGTCCTACCATGCCGATACGCCCTGTCGGGTGACGCTGCGCCAGGGATCCATTCGAGCCAGGCAGATCGTCCTGGCCACCAATGCGGCATTGGCGCGGGAACCTCTCATCCGTCCCTGGCTGAGTGTGTTTTCGAGCTATGCGGCGATCACCGAGCCCACGGAGCGGCTCGAAAAACTCAACTGGACCAGCCACGTGGGCTTTGCCGATGCACGGATGTTCCTGCATTACTTCCGCCGGACGGATGAGGGCCGTCTCCTGATGGGCGCCGGCGCGGGCCCGGTCGCTTTTGCGAACCATTGGGAATCCGCGCCGATGACGCGGGACAGGGTCGCCGCCGGCCGCGCCGTGCGGGCCATCTCCGCCCTGATCCCGGAGCTGGAGGGGATCGCGGTGGAGAAAAGCTGGGGCGGACCGATCGATATGTCGTCGGATCGCCTGCCTCGGGTCGGCAGCCTCGTGCCGGGCAAGGTCCATTACGCCTGTGGGTTTTGCGGCCATGGCGTTAATCCCACCTATATTGCCGGCGCCTGTCTGGCCGAACTGGTCGACGGCAGGGCAGAAGATTGGCGCCGCCTGCCGATCTTCGAAAGAAAAATGCCAGAATTGCCGCCCGAACCGTTCCGCACCTTCGGCGCCCGTCTCATCCGGCGGGCGATCCTGTCGTGCGAAGACGCGGAGGCTGCCGGCCAGTCACCCAAACCGTTACCGCGCATCGTCGCGGCGCTGCCCGGCGTTCTCGGCATGAGGATCGGGGTCCGATAG
- a CDS encoding hydantoinase B/oxoprolinase family protein — MTSQHQTRPGAPDLAMADPIAMEVFSNRMLTITEEMGNTLIRSSFSTNIKERKDCSVGLFDRHGRLVAQASHIPLHLGSLRGSVREVLNRFPVDSIEPGMAFISNDPYLAGGTHTPDISIVTPMFSGGRLVFFTANIAHHSDVGGAVPGSISAGARTVFEEGIRIPPLLIVEGGEIREDILDFIAQNTREPEERILDLRVQIATNNQGNRALEGLIGQMGLEQVLQAVEDVLSYTALRLQKRIDAISGMKGSFTACLDDDGSGGAPVPITTHVSVEDSRLVVDFQGTGPQAKGGLNVSRTGLEATVFYAVKALLDPQLMPNEGMMSSIEIRADDGLIVNARSPAATGARSITCQKIARAIFGAFRDVLPPERLMSSGADDLPTVVFSGNHLRRDGTYVYLETLGGGGPATGRTDGMNAVHVHVTNTSNLPIEALENEYPLMVDEYALVERSGGAGRYRGGLGFVRQYTSLQDGTIFSVRSDGQLHAATGVDGGGEGRTARLYWDYGKPDEKRLGSKETHLIMDYGRNIRFETGGGGGLGDPHRRPRDQVLADLEDGIIGVEDLELYGQEALAK; from the coding sequence ATGACTTCGCAGCATCAGACAAGACCCGGAGCGCCCGATCTCGCGATGGCGGATCCGATCGCGATGGAAGTCTTTTCCAACCGCATGCTCACGATCACCGAAGAGATGGGCAACACGCTGATCCGGTCGTCCTTTTCGACCAACATCAAGGAACGCAAGGACTGTTCGGTCGGCCTGTTCGACAGGCACGGGCGCCTCGTTGCCCAGGCATCGCATATTCCGCTGCATCTCGGTTCGCTGCGGGGATCCGTGCGGGAGGTCCTCAACCGGTTCCCGGTCGACAGCATCGAGCCGGGAATGGCCTTCATCTCGAATGATCCCTATCTCGCGGGTGGAACGCATACGCCCGATATCTCGATCGTCACCCCGATGTTTTCCGGCGGCAGGCTCGTGTTCTTCACCGCCAATATCGCGCACCATTCGGATGTCGGCGGGGCTGTGCCAGGCTCGATTTCCGCCGGCGCACGAACCGTCTTCGAAGAAGGCATCCGGATTCCGCCGCTGCTGATTGTCGAAGGCGGTGAGATCCGCGAGGACATTCTCGATTTCATCGCACAGAACACCCGCGAGCCGGAAGAGCGCATTCTGGATCTGCGGGTACAGATCGCGACCAACAATCAGGGCAACAGGGCGCTGGAAGGGCTGATCGGCCAGATGGGGCTGGAGCAGGTTCTGCAAGCGGTCGAGGATGTCCTGTCCTATACGGCCCTCCGGCTTCAGAAGCGCATCGACGCGATTTCGGGCATGAAGGGCAGCTTCACCGCCTGTCTCGACGATGATGGTTCCGGCGGCGCGCCGGTGCCGATCACCACGCATGTCAGCGTCGAGGACAGCCGGCTGGTGGTTGATTTCCAGGGGACGGGGCCGCAGGCGAAGGGCGGGCTCAATGTGTCCAGGACGGGGCTGGAAGCGACGGTTTTCTATGCCGTGAAGGCGCTGCTCGATCCGCAACTCATGCCCAACGAGGGGATGATGTCCTCCATCGAGATCCGGGCCGATGACGGCCTGATCGTCAATGCCAGAAGCCCCGCCGCGACCGGCGCGCGGTCGATCACCTGTCAGAAGATCGCGCGCGCGATCTTCGGGGCGTTCCGCGATGTTCTTCCGCCGGAGCGCCTGATGTCGTCGGGGGCGGATGATCTGCCGACCGTCGTCTTCTCGGGGAACCACCTGCGCCGCGACGGAACCTATGTGTATCTGGAAACGCTTGGCGGAGGCGGGCCCGCCACCGGGCGGACAGACGGAATGAACGCCGTGCATGTCCACGTTACCAACACCTCAAACCTGCCGATCGAGGCCCTTGAGAATGAATATCCGCTGATGGTGGACGAATATGCGCTGGTCGAGCGTTCGGGCGGTGCCGGGCGCTATCGCGGAGGACTGGGCTTCGTGCGCCAGTATACGTCGTTGCAGGATGGAACGATCTTCTCGGTCCGCTCCGACGGCCAACTGCACGCCGCCACCGGCGTTGACGGCGGAGGCGAGGGGCGGACGGCCCGCCTCTATTGGGATTACGGCAAGCCCGATGAGAAGCGGCTCGGATCGAAGGAAACCCACCTGATCATGGATTACGGCAGGAACATCCGCTTCGAGACCGGGGGCGGCGGCGGACTCGGCGATCCGCACCGGCGGCCGCGTGACCAGGTTCTCGCGGATCTCGAGGACGGCATCATCGGCGTCGAGGACCTGGAACTCTACGGGCAGGAGGCGCTCGCGAAATGA
- a CDS encoding hydantoinase/oxoprolinase family protein, with protein MGDGHEGFKRVEVHFTTMLRRVEDSITNPYGRPSGNSVLRRPAARINLAATQFNGGSMYRIGVDVGGTFTDFTLLNEADGGVLFHKVSSTPSDPSRAIVSGMREFLELHGFAASDVSFVGHGTTVATNLTIERKGARTALITTKGFRDVLEIGRQTRPNLYDYQIQNPKPLVRRKLRFEVEERILADGTVQTPIRLEDLDRIVEALKAEKVEAAAICFLHSYRNPEHECAAEARLREAMPGLYITRSSGLLPEFREFERMSTTVLNAYAGPRMQSYLDSMAAEVKEMGVTVTPYTIHSNGGLMSIPTVRQYPVRTCLSGPAAGVVGSAGVAREAGFENVVTFDVGGTSTDVSIIVDGQPQFTSNRTVADYPVKTPMIDIHVIGAGGGSIAWMDDAHALKVGPQSAGAVPGPVAYGRGGEQPTVTDANVILHRLSPVSLLDGKLDVQAEAAHETIRTRIAEPLGIGVDDAATGILRIANANMGRAIRSVSTERGHDLSQFALMAFGGAGPIHACDVAAECGIPTVIIPREPGTMCARGILLSEISLDFVKTYIDLVDAQTWPDLIGLFSELRKEGRAWLASEQVEARMSRFQQVIEARYVGQNFEVSVPVEQDEALDYETFVSRFSAVHHSEYGYSIPGRAIEVVNCRLKAIGLVPRPYNLFEAPEDASVEAALIERRMICYDPREARADTPVYSRAKLPIGDSLLGPAVIEEMSSTTLIPPGTRFHVDRAGNIIITNIRMSQ; from the coding sequence ATGGGCGACGGTCACGAAGGATTTAAGAGAGTTGAGGTTCATTTCACGACAATGCTGAGGCGTGTGGAAGATAGTATAACGAATCCTTATGGAAGACCATCCGGAAACTCCGTTCTACGTCGCCCGGCAGCTCGTATTAATCTCGCCGCGACTCAATTCAACGGAGGCAGCATGTATCGGATCGGCGTCGATGTCGGGGGAACCTTCACCGACTTTACCCTTCTCAACGAGGCGGACGGAGGGGTTCTGTTCCACAAGGTTTCGTCCACCCCATCGGATCCTTCCCGCGCCATTGTCAGCGGGATGCGGGAATTTCTGGAGCTGCACGGCTTTGCCGCGTCGGATGTCTCCTTTGTCGGACACGGCACGACGGTTGCCACCAACCTGACGATTGAACGCAAGGGCGCGCGGACGGCGCTGATCACGACGAAAGGCTTTCGGGACGTGCTGGAAATCGGCCGGCAGACCCGTCCGAATCTTTACGACTACCAGATCCAGAACCCGAAACCTCTGGTGCGGCGCAAGCTCCGCTTCGAGGTCGAGGAACGCATCCTCGCGGACGGAACGGTTCAGACACCGATCCGGCTGGAAGACCTTGACCGGATCGTCGAGGCCCTGAAGGCGGAAAAGGTGGAGGCGGCCGCGATCTGCTTTCTGCATTCCTACCGCAACCCCGAGCACGAATGCGCGGCCGAGGCCCGGCTGCGGGAGGCCATGCCCGGCCTCTATATCACGAGATCCTCCGGTCTTCTCCCCGAGTTCCGCGAATTCGAGAGGATGTCCACCACCGTTCTGAACGCCTATGCCGGGCCGCGGATGCAATCCTATCTCGACAGCATGGCCGCCGAGGTGAAGGAGATGGGCGTGACCGTTACGCCCTATACGATCCATTCCAACGGCGGGTTGATGTCGATTCCGACGGTTCGGCAATATCCCGTCCGAACCTGCCTTTCGGGACCGGCCGCAGGTGTGGTGGGATCGGCCGGAGTGGCGCGTGAAGCGGGTTTCGAAAATGTCGTGACCTTCGATGTCGGGGGGACCAGCACCGACGTTTCGATCATCGTCGACGGTCAGCCGCAATTCACCTCCAACCGGACCGTTGCCGATTACCCGGTGAAAACGCCGATGATCGATATTCATGTCATCGGTGCCGGCGGCGGTTCGATCGCATGGATGGACGACGCCCATGCGTTGAAGGTCGGGCCGCAGTCTGCCGGCGCGGTGCCGGGACCCGTCGCGTATGGGCGAGGCGGGGAGCAGCCCACCGTCACCGATGCGAATGTCATCCTGCACCGCCTCAGCCCGGTCTCGCTGCTTGACGGCAAGCTCGACGTGCAGGCCGAAGCCGCGCACGAGACGATCAGAACGCGGATCGCCGAGCCGCTTGGCATCGGTGTCGACGATGCCGCAACCGGGATCTTGCGCATCGCCAACGCCAACATGGGACGCGCGATCCGGTCTGTTTCCACCGAGCGCGGTCATGATCTGTCGCAATTCGCGCTGATGGCCTTCGGAGGGGCGGGGCCGATCCACGCCTGCGACGTGGCGGCGGAATGCGGAATTCCCACGGTGATCATTCCACGCGAACCCGGCACCATGTGCGCCAGGGGCATCCTGCTTTCCGAGATCAGTCTCGATTTCGTGAAAACCTATATAGATCTCGTCGATGCGCAAACCTGGCCCGACCTTATCGGCCTGTTTTCGGAATTGCGCAAGGAAGGGCGCGCCTGGTTGGCCTCCGAACAGGTGGAGGCGCGGATGTCGCGTTTCCAGCAGGTGATCGAGGCACGGTATGTCGGTCAGAATTTCGAGGTGTCCGTTCCCGTCGAGCAGGACGAGGCGCTGGATTACGAGACGTTCGTCAGCCGGTTTTCGGCCGTGCATCACTCCGAATACGGGTATTCCATTCCCGGCCGTGCGATTGAAGTCGTCAATTGCCGCCTCAAGGCCATCGGGCTGGTTCCCCGTCCGTACAATCTCTTCGAGGCGCCCGAGGACGCATCCGTCGAAGCCGCTCTGATCGAAAGACGCATGATCTGTTACGACCCTCGCGAGGCCAGAGCCGATACGCCGGTCTACAGCCGGGCGAAACTGCCCATCGGGGACTCCCTTCTCGGGCCCGCCGTCATCGAGGAGATGAGTTCGACCACGCTGATCCCGCCGGGAACCCGTTTCCATGTGGATCGCGCGGGAAACATCATCATCACCAATATCAGGATGTCACAATGA
- a CDS encoding substrate-binding domain-containing protein produces MVGADVVHMAPLLNRAGEIMPHVRIDVAQGLSGWVAAGVEAGRFQGGFFLGPTPPKGVHSIELTRLTYLLCIPVDWKRRVANAIPEDLAQLPWIWAPEGASYPLIVRDLFSRYGVTPRQVIEADREATIADLVASGIGVAILREPLARRSASEGRIEILDAYRAHVPLFFISPQEADQDMRTLRDCVLDVFDVEAGAD; encoded by the coding sequence GTGGTCGGCGCCGATGTCGTTCATATGGCGCCCCTGCTGAACCGGGCCGGCGAGATCATGCCCCATGTTCGCATCGACGTTGCGCAGGGGCTGTCGGGCTGGGTGGCCGCCGGGGTCGAGGCGGGGCGTTTTCAGGGGGGATTCTTTCTCGGCCCCACACCGCCGAAAGGCGTGCACTCAATCGAACTGACGCGATTGACCTATCTGCTGTGCATTCCGGTGGACTGGAAAAGGCGCGTCGCGAATGCGATCCCCGAAGATCTGGCCCAACTCCCCTGGATATGGGCGCCCGAAGGTGCCTCTTACCCGCTCATCGTAAGGGACCTGTTCAGCCGCTACGGCGTCACACCGCGTCAGGTCATCGAAGCCGACAGGGAAGCGACGATCGCAGATCTCGTTGCCAGCGGAATTGGGGTTGCGATCCTTCGCGAACCGCTTGCCCGGCGCAGCGCAAGCGAGGGGCGGATCGAGATTCTGGATGCCTATCGCGCGCATGTGCCGCTCTTCTTCATTTCGCCGCAGGAGGCCGATCAGGATATGCGGACGCTGCGGGACTGCGTTCTTGACGTGTTCGACGTCGAAGCGGGGGCCGATTAA
- a CDS encoding ABC transporter ATP-binding protein has translation MTTQPLLSVRNLAKHYDSGRKLFGGNAHPVRAVDGVSFDIAPGEVVGLVGESGSGKTTVGRTVLNLHRPTSGEILFEGRDICHATHAQMRRLRARMQMIFQDPFSSLNPRARVETIIGEGLELVGMFSAAERRRRVLELLEQVSLSPEHLRRFPHEFSGGQRQRLSIARALAVSPKLIVADEPVAALDVSIQAQIMNLIADLQRETGVSLLFISHDLGLVEFIADRVMVMYLGRIVEIGSTGEIFGNPRHPYTRALLSASPEPDPRRARARKRQILQGDPPSPANPPSGCTFRTRCPFAIADCAAARPELRRLDSGQLVACSRDVAVDAVNGV, from the coding sequence ATGACAACACAACCACTCCTTTCGGTCCGCAACCTCGCCAAGCACTATGACAGCGGGCGCAAGCTGTTCGGCGGAAACGCGCATCCGGTGCGTGCCGTGGACGGGGTGAGCTTCGATATCGCGCCGGGAGAGGTGGTGGGCCTCGTGGGTGAATCGGGATCGGGAAAAACGACCGTCGGCCGCACGGTTCTCAACCTGCATCGCCCGACATCCGGGGAAATCCTGTTCGAGGGCAGGGACATCTGCCACGCAACGCATGCGCAGATGCGCCGCCTGCGGGCCCGGATGCAGATGATCTTCCAGGATCCGTTCTCCAGCCTGAACCCGCGTGCGCGCGTCGAAACCATCATCGGCGAAGGGCTCGAGCTCGTGGGAATGTTCTCCGCGGCGGAGCGCCGGCGCCGGGTGCTCGAATTGCTGGAGCAGGTCTCGCTTTCTCCCGAGCATCTCAGGCGTTTCCCGCATGAGTTTTCGGGAGGGCAGCGTCAGCGCCTGTCCATCGCCCGTGCGCTTGCAGTGTCCCCCAAGCTGATCGTGGCGGACGAGCCGGTGGCCGCGCTGGATGTTTCGATCCAGGCGCAGATCATGAATCTGATCGCCGACCTCCAGCGCGAAACCGGCGTGTCCCTGTTGTTCATCTCGCACGACCTCGGCCTTGTGGAATTCATCGCCGACCGGGTGATGGTGATGTATCTCGGCCGGATCGTGGAGATCGGATCGACGGGCGAGATCTTCGGAAATCCCCGCCATCCCTATACGAGAGCGCTTCTTTCGGCGTCTCCCGAGCCCGATCCGCGCCGCGCCCGCGCCCGCAAGCGCCAGATCCTGCAAGGGGATCCTCCGTCGCCGGCCAATCCGCCGAGCGGATGCACGTTCCGCACGCGGTGCCCGTTTGCCATCGCTGACTGCGCGGCTGCCAGACCGGAACTGAGGCGCCTGGACAGTGGACAGCTCGTTGCCTGTAGCCGGGATGTGGCGGTCGATGCGGTGAACGGCGTCTGA
- a CDS encoding dipeptide/oligopeptide/nickel ABC transporter permease/ATP-binding protein, translating to MRISLSSYFAAVFLLAIVSLAVLAPVLPMKDPVVMDVLKRFAGPSSANWLGNDAFGRDVFARIVHGARASLSVAVLAALASAAVGVVVGLIAGYFRGWIELAALRPMDIILSFPPMLLALLTVALVGPGTVTLTLLLSILFVPTYARITYGETLSVRNLEYVDAARALGHGHARIMFRTVLPNVAGPVFVQFSLVVAACIVLESGLSFLGLGVTPPNSSWGLMIRDARPHMGQNPMGLIWPCLALVLTVWSVNRLCDQLRDVLDPRGAVKLLPAPGLLRRWARALPQPERRDNPEGRLLDVDNISTEIRTARGTINAVDGVSLVVNPGEVIALVGESGSGKSVTGFSIMQLLPYRISRVTGGSIHYSRDPEGHGPLERLDRLPPESYRQYRGNEIAMVFQEPMACLNPVYTVGRQLAEAIRAHDACPTAELRKRSIAALADVGIPDPARRIEEYPHQLSGGMRQRVALAIALCGNPRLLIADEPTTALDVTVQAQILELLDRIRRERNIGLIFITHDLGVVAQLADRVVVMYCGQVVEDGSVEEIFYHPRHPYTRGLLDSVPKHGELGDKTEKRLLSIRGTVPSPFDLPSGCRYAPRCDFARPACDKGVPVLETVEGRHTTRCRRWKDIAL from the coding sequence ATGAGAATTTCCCTCTCCAGCTATTTCGCGGCGGTCTTTCTGCTGGCCATCGTTTCTCTTGCCGTCCTGGCCCCCGTGTTGCCGATGAAGGATCCGGTCGTCATGGATGTGCTGAAGCGGTTCGCCGGCCCCAGTTCCGCGAACTGGCTCGGCAACGACGCGTTTGGCCGCGATGTCTTTGCGCGGATCGTTCACGGTGCGAGGGCCTCGCTTTCGGTTGCCGTCCTGGCGGCGCTGGCCTCGGCGGCCGTCGGGGTCGTTGTCGGCCTGATCGCCGGGTACTTCCGGGGCTGGATCGAGCTCGCGGCCCTGCGGCCGATGGACATCATCCTTTCCTTCCCGCCGATGCTGCTGGCGCTTCTGACGGTGGCCCTGGTTGGGCCGGGGACGGTGACCCTGACCCTGCTTCTGTCGATCCTCTTCGTGCCGACATATGCGCGGATCACCTATGGGGAGACCCTGAGCGTGCGCAATCTCGAATATGTGGATGCGGCGCGTGCGCTTGGGCACGGACATGCCCGCATCATGTTCCGCACGGTTCTGCCGAATGTCGCGGGGCCGGTTTTCGTCCAGTTCTCGCTGGTGGTCGCGGCCTGCATCGTGCTCGAGTCCGGGCTCAGTTTCCTTGGCCTCGGGGTGACCCCTCCGAATTCCTCCTGGGGGCTGATGATCCGCGACGCCCGGCCCCATATGGGGCAAAATCCGATGGGCCTGATCTGGCCATGCCTGGCCCTGGTCCTGACGGTCTGGTCGGTGAACCGCCTCTGCGACCAGTTGCGCGACGTTCTCGATCCGCGTGGGGCGGTCAAGCTCCTGCCTGCACCGGGCCTCTTGAGACGATGGGCGCGCGCGCTGCCGCAGCCCGAACGCCGCGACAATCCCGAAGGCCGGTTGCTCGACGTCGACAACATCTCCACCGAAATCCGCACCGCCCGCGGCACGATCAACGCGGTCGACGGCGTGTCGCTGGTGGTCAATCCCGGCGAGGTCATCGCGCTGGTGGGCGAATCCGGTTCGGGCAAGTCGGTGACCGGATTTTCCATCATGCAACTGCTGCCCTACCGGATCAGCCGGGTGACGGGAGGAAGCATCCATTACAGCCGCGATCCCGAGGGACATGGACCGCTCGAACGGCTCGACCGGCTTCCGCCGGAAAGCTATCGCCAGTATCGCGGAAACGAGATCGCAATGGTGTTCCAGGAGCCGATGGCCTGTCTTAACCCCGTCTATACCGTCGGTCGGCAACTGGCCGAGGCGATCCGGGCGCATGATGCATGCCCCACGGCGGAGCTGCGGAAACGCTCGATCGCCGCGCTTGCCGATGTCGGCATCCCCGATCCCGCGCGCCGGATCGAAGAATACCCGCACCAGTTGTCCGGCGGAATGCGGCAGCGTGTGGCGCTGGCGATTGCACTTTGCGGCAATCCCAGGCTGCTGATCGCCGACGAGCCGACCACGGCGCTGGACGTGACGGTTCAGGCCCAGATCCTCGAATTGCTCGATCGCATCCGGCGCGAGCGGAATATCGGGCTGATCTTCATCACCCATGATCTGGGTGTCGTGGCGCAACTGGCGGACCGGGTCGTCGTCATGTATTGCGGTCAGGTGGTCGAGGACGGTTCGGTGGAGGAGATATTCTATCATCCACGCCATCCCTACACGCGCGGCCTTCTCGATTCCGTTCCGAAACATGGCGAGTTGGGCGACAAGACGGAAAAGCGCCTGCTCTCGATCCGGGGAACCGTTCCGAGCCCCTTCGATCTTCCTTCGGGGTGCCGCTATGCGCCGCGCTGCGACTTCGCAAGGCCCGCCTGCGACAAGGGTGTGCCGGTGCTCGAAACCGTTGAAGGACGCCATACCACCCGTTGCCGTCGCTGGAAGGACATTGCGCTATGA
- a CDS encoding ABC transporter permease, with translation MNYLIGRFLSGMLTIYIVATLIFLLLYLVPGDPAEILLSSGGMAPGPEAVAALRRNLGLDQPALVRYGQYLAGLFRLDLGVSFQDGAAIGPEIMRRIPRTLELIGAAGLIAMIVGVPAGLIAALRRGGVVDNFFSAIASFGLSVPIFVTGTIMILFFSQILRLVPAGGYVSFAQNPGQHLVYLLMPSCAIAISLIPVVFRMMRTAVLEVMEREWVRTARAKGLEERKVLRRHVVRNAITPVISVLALQMGTLLGGTVLVEYVFNWPGLSGMLVQSVEQRDYPAVQAIVLVVCVLFVLINFCIETLYGLLDPRIRER, from the coding sequence ATGAACTACTTGATCGGCCGCTTCCTGAGCGGAATGCTGACGATCTATATCGTCGCAACCCTCATTTTCCTCCTGCTCTATCTGGTGCCCGGTGATCCGGCCGAGATTCTGCTCAGCAGCGGCGGCATGGCGCCGGGCCCTGAAGCGGTTGCGGCCCTTCGACGGAACCTGGGTCTCGATCAGCCCGCGCTGGTACGATACGGCCAGTATCTTGCGGGGCTTTTCCGCCTCGACCTCGGGGTGTCATTTCAGGACGGGGCGGCGATCGGCCCCGAGATCATGCGGCGTATCCCCCGGACGTTGGAACTGATCGGAGCGGCGGGCCTGATCGCCATGATCGTGGGGGTGCCGGCCGGTCTGATCGCCGCGCTGCGAAGGGGCGGTGTCGTCGACAACTTCTTTTCGGCGATCGCCAGTTTCGGCCTTTCGGTGCCCATTTTCGTGACTGGAACGATCATGATCCTGTTCTTTTCACAGATTTTACGGCTGGTGCCGGCCGGGGGATACGTGTCTTTTGCACAGAACCCTGGCCAGCATCTCGTTTACTTGCTGATGCCATCCTGCGCGATCGCGATCAGCCTGATCCCGGTCGTGTTCCGCATGATGCGCACGGCGGTGCTGGAAGTGATGGAGCGCGAATGGGTGCGCACGGCTCGGGCCAAGGGGCTCGAAGAACGCAAGGTGCTGCGCCGCCATGTGGTGAGAAATGCGATCACCCCGGTCATTTCAGTTCTGGCGTTGCAGATGGGTACGCTGCTGGGCGGCACGGTGCTGGTCGAATACGTCTTCAACTGGCCCGGACTCAGCGGGATGCTGGTTCAGTCGGTGGAACAGCGCGACTATCCGGCGGTGCAGGCGATCGTGCTGGTGGTCTGTGTGCTGTTCGTTCTCATCAATTTCTGCATCGAGACGCTTTACGGCCTGCTCGATCCCCGCATTCGCGAACGCTAG